CCTCAAGATCGACCGCGACTACGAGGTCGACGAGAAGAAGCGCACCGTGGGTGTCCTGGAGGAGGGCGTCTCGCGGGTCGAGGACTACCTCGGCATCGACAACCTCTACGAGTCGGTCAACACGCCGCTGGTCGGGTTCCTGAACAACGCCATCAAGGCCAAGGAGCTCTACAAGGCGGACAAGGACTACGTCGTCATGAACGGCGAAGTCATGATCGTCGACGAGCACACCGGCCGTATCCTCGCCGGCCGCCGCTACAACGAGGGCATGCACCAGGCGATCGAGGCCAAGGAGGGGGTGGAGGTCCAGAACGAGAACCAGACGCTGGCCACCATCACCCTGCAGAACTTCTTCCGCCTGTACGACAAGCTCTCCGGCATGACCGGTACCGGTACCACCGAGGCCGCCGAGTTCCACCAGATCTACAAGCTCGGCGTGGTGCCGATCCCCACCAACAAGAATCCGCGCCGCATCGACCAGCCCGACCTGATCTACAAGTCGGAGCCGGCCAAGTTCGCCGCCGTGGTCGAGGACATCGCCGAGAAGCACGAGAAGGGCCAGCCCGTCCTGGTCGGCACCGTCTCGGTCGAGAAGTCCGAGTACCTGTCGCAGGAGCTGCGCAAGCGCGGCATCCCGCACGAGGTGCTGAACGCCAAGCACCACGAGCGCGAGGCGCAGATCGTCGCGCAGGCCGGCCGCAAGGGCGCCGTCACCGTCGCCACCAACATGGCAGGCCGCGGTACCGACATCATGCTCGGCGGCAACCCCGACCACCTCGCGGCGGCCGAGCTGGCCCAGCGCGGGCTTGCCCCGACCGACACCCCGGACGAGTACGAGGCGGCCTTCCCGGAGGCGTTGGAGAAGGCCAAGGCCGCGGTCAAGGCCGAGCAGGAAGAGGTCCGCGAGGCCGGCGGCCTGTACGTGCTGGGCACCGAGCGGCACGAGTCGCGCCGCATCGACAACCAGCTGCGCGGCCGCTCCGGCCGTCAGGGCGACCCGGGCGAGTCCCGGTTCTACCTCTCGCTGGGCGACGACCTGATGCGCCTGTTCAAGGCCGGCATGGTCGAGCGCGTGCTGTCGATGGCGAACGTCCCGGAGGACGTGCCGATCGAGTCGAAGATGGTGACCCGGGCGATCGCCTCGGCCCAGACCCAGGTCGAGCAGCAGAACTTCGAGATCCGCAAGAACGTCCTGAAGTACGACGAGGTGCTGAACCGCCAGCGCGAGGTCATCTACGGCGAGCGCCGCCGGGTCCTGGAGGGCGAGGACCTCCAGGAGCAGATCGGCCACTTCATGGACGACACCGTCGAGGCCTACGTCAAGGCCGCGACCGGTGAGGGCTTCGAGGACGACTGGGACCTCGACAAGCTGTGGACCGCGCTGAAGCAGCTCTACCCGGTCACCCTCGACCTGGAGGAGCTGGAGGAGGAGGCCGGCGGCCCCGCGGGCCTGACCTCCGAGTTCCTGGTCAAGGCCGTCCAGGAGGACATCCAGGCCCAGTACGGCGCCCGGGAGGACCAGCTCGGCGAGGAGATCATGCGCGAGCTGGAGCGCCGCGTGGTGCTCTCCGTGCTGGACCGCCGCTGGCGCGAGCACCTCTACGAGATGGACTACCTCCAGGAGGGCATCGGCCTGCGGGCGATGGCCCAGCGCGACCCGCTGGTCGAGTACCAGCGCGAGGGCTTCGACATGTTCACCGCCATGATGGAGGGGATCAAGGAGGAGTCCGTCGGCTACCTGTTCAACCTGGAGGTCCAGGTCGAGCAGCAGGTCGAGGAGGTCCCGGTCGCGGACGGCGAGATCTCGCTGGAGAAGGAGAGCCGCCCGGAGATCAAGGCCAAGGGCCTGGAGGCGCCGAAGCCGCAGCGGCTGCACTACACCGCTCCGTCGGTCGACGGCGACGACACCGTGATCGAGGGCGACTTCGAGGACCTGGTCGAGGACGAGGGCGACGGCCTGACCCGGGCCGAGCGCCGCAAGGCCGCCAAGTCGGCCAAGGGCCGCCGCCGCAAGGCCTGAGCCGGTGAGGCCTTGATCCACGAGGCCTGACGACGATCGCACAGGGCGCCGCTCCCCGGTTCGGGGGGCGGCGCCCTGCGTCGTGCCCGGCGGGGCTGCGTGGGGCTGCCCCGGGGCTGCCCGGGCCGGAGCGGGTCTGTATGAGTCCGCGGGGGTCGGCTCAGCGGGCCTCGACGGCCGCGCACTGCCACTGGCCGGTGCGCCGGTGCCGCTCCAGCCGGAAGGCCACCATGTGGTGCCGGGGGCCGAGCTCGACCCGGACGCACGCCTCCACGGCCTCCGCCGAGGGCGCGCTGTCGTGCACCCGGCCCAGCCGGGGGCGGGCCGCGGCGCCGCGCGGGCGCAGCGGACCGGAGCGGACCAGCGATGTGAGCCCGCCGTAGCCG
The sequence above is a segment of the Kitasatospora sp. NBC_00240 genome. Coding sequences within it:
- the secA gene encoding preprotein translocase subunit SecA encodes the protein MSVFDKILRAGEGKILRKLQRIAAQVNSIEEDFANLTDAELRALTDEYKQRLADGESLDDLLPEAFATVREAAKRVLGQRHYDVQIMGGAALHLGYVAEMRTGEGKTLVGTLPTYLNALTGKGVHLITTNDYLAERDSEWMGRVHRFLGLEVGVVLGNMTPAERKRQYGMDITYGTNNEFGFDYLRDNMAWSKDELVQRGHNFAVVDEVDSILIDEARTPLIISGPADQATKWYADFAKLVQRLKIDRDYEVDEKKRTVGVLEEGVSRVEDYLGIDNLYESVNTPLVGFLNNAIKAKELYKADKDYVVMNGEVMIVDEHTGRILAGRRYNEGMHQAIEAKEGVEVQNENQTLATITLQNFFRLYDKLSGMTGTGTTEAAEFHQIYKLGVVPIPTNKNPRRIDQPDLIYKSEPAKFAAVVEDIAEKHEKGQPVLVGTVSVEKSEYLSQELRKRGIPHEVLNAKHHEREAQIVAQAGRKGAVTVATNMAGRGTDIMLGGNPDHLAAAELAQRGLAPTDTPDEYEAAFPEALEKAKAAVKAEQEEVREAGGLYVLGTERHESRRIDNQLRGRSGRQGDPGESRFYLSLGDDLMRLFKAGMVERVLSMANVPEDVPIESKMVTRAIASAQTQVEQQNFEIRKNVLKYDEVLNRQREVIYGERRRVLEGEDLQEQIGHFMDDTVEAYVKAATGEGFEDDWDLDKLWTALKQLYPVTLDLEELEEEAGGPAGLTSEFLVKAVQEDIQAQYGAREDQLGEEIMRELERRVVLSVLDRRWREHLYEMDYLQEGIGLRAMAQRDPLVEYQREGFDMFTAMMEGIKEESVGYLFNLEVQVEQQVEEVPVADGEISLEKESRPEIKAKGLEAPKPQRLHYTAPSVDGDDTVIEGDFEDLVEDEGDGLTRAERRKAAKSAKGRRRKA